Below is a window of Desulfovibrio sp. JC022 DNA.
AACTCCTGCCCTCTTACGCCGAATAAAATCAGGCATCCCGCGGCAAGAAGCGGATGCAGAATCAATTTGAAAAAATTCACCAGCCCGATATTACCCCATTTCAATTCCATCTTCTGGCGGACAATCAAAATTCCAATTGCAAACAAAGCACAGGGAACCGAAGCCATACCGAAATTATGCAGCCCTGTGGCGAGAAATTCAGGAAGCTCGAAATGCATGAAAGAAAAAACAGCCCCGGCAAACGATGCACCGATAAGCGGGGTCTTGAGCATAGACAAAGCAATCTGCCCGATGACACCCAGTGTTGACTTAGACTTATCCGCCCTGTTCAACTCAAAAGTAGCCACCACCATAATCACAATAAAAATAGGAAGAATAATGGCCAGTGTAGTGGCAATTAAAGCCTGCCCGCTGCCATCATATAAATACATCATAATCGGCAGGCCGAGGTAGGCGGAATTAGGAAAACTCGCGGAACTGGCTCGAATTCCATCCTCAGTAAAATGGCCCTTGAATATAAACTTTGAAACCAAAAACATCAGCCAGTAAGCTCCGATCATGGCACTAAGATACCCGCCTATAAAACGGCCCTGCGCAATTTCCTCAAACGGAGTTGTTGCCAGCGAGCCGAAAAGTAACGCGGGTAAAGTAAAATAATAAACAAAGCCGTTCAGCACAGTTGCCGAATTTTCGGGCAGAATTTCACTCCGAAACGAAACCGCACCGGCAATGACCATCAGGAACAGTGGAATAAGGGCAGAAAGGACGAGTGTGAGCATAATTTGATTCAGGATTTAAAGATTTGGTGAAAGAAGGAAGGTCGGTCAGTTCATTAAGGAATTGATATAGACATTTTTAATAAAAAATATTTATATAATAACAGGATGTAATTTTTAGATACAATCGGAGACTGCGTTGCCAGATGAAATTATTCTAAGAAACGACATGCGTCCAGTAGGTATTGCACTATGCAGTTTCGGTCTGTTCGGCACTGTGGCATTTATGCTGTTCAGCTATTTCGGATCATTCACCGCCCAGAGTGAAGGAGAACTCTTACTTGCCCGCATTCTGGCTACAACAGGCATCGCCGCCTTTATCTGGAAAATGATAAAGCTCAAAGCTCAAAAGAATTTTCTGGAAACAAGTGATGACGGAATCAGGCTTATCGGCGCGATCACAAAATACATCCCATGGGACAACATTAGAGAGATCGCAATTGAAAAGCCGACACCGGAACCGGAATCAGAAGAAGATTACTCTCCGTTCATAAAGCCCAGACTTGCTCCGGTCATATACCTAGAACTTCACAGCGCAGATAAAATTTTGTTTGAAAGTCAGGTCTATAAATTTTCAGCCC
It encodes the following:
- a CDS encoding AEC family transporter, producing the protein MLTLVLSALIPLFLMVIAGAVSFRSEILPENSATVLNGFVYYFTLPALLFGSLATTPFEEIAQGRFIGGYLSAMIGAYWLMFLVSKFIFKGHFTEDGIRASSASFPNSAYLGLPIMMYLYDGSGQALIATTLAIILPIFIVIMVVATFELNRADKSKSTLGVIGQIALSMLKTPLIGASFAGAVFSFMHFELPEFLATGLHNFGMASVPCALFAIGILIVRQKMELKWGNIGLVNFFKLILHPLLAAGCLILFGVRGQELLMGVLLAGMPTAALCCVLAESYHTCETETSATVLVSMILYIPTMVLTLVAAEFCGIPLIRG